The genomic stretch CCCGGTTCACCGCGTGGTTTACGGGAACTGAGCTTTTTGAGAACTCCCACTATCGGACCAAGGAGGTCAACAGCCAGAATATTGCGGCTCAGAGCTTCGGCCATGATCGACTGGGCCAATTCCTCGTTCACGATAGTATAGACGATAATATCTTTTTGGTGCCGTACCATGTCAAAAATACTGAAGACTTCTTCCTTGTTTTTGATGTTGTTAAAACGCAGGACATTGACCCGGGGAAGTTCGAACTGGGCCAAGGCTGCCTCCACAACTGTATGAGCAGTGCGTCCTGTCCCGTCGGAAATCACGAAGATATTGAAGTCGTCACTGATCAGATAATCGTTTGAATTCGGTGTCACTTCTTTCCCTCCGGGAAAACAATTTGGGAAAGATCGGCAAACTGTTTCCAGGTCTGGACGATGGACTGCATCAGCGCCAGACGGTTCTCCCGAATCCGTTGTTCTTCACACATGATCAACACCTCTTCGAAAAACCGGTTCAAGCGGAGCAGTACCGGGCGGAAGCTGATAATAGCTTCTCGATAGTCGCCCTTCATGATCTTCTGAGAAAAAACCCTCTCGAAGGACTGAAGGTCGGCGAAGAGTTCCTTCTCCACCGGTTCCTGGAATAATGACTTATCGATCGGACAACCGCTCGCATATTGACGGCTGATATTGTTCGCCCTGGTGAACCCGGTCACCGCTTCAGCAAGGTAATCTGTTTCCTGGGAGTAAAATTCCTGCAACGCTTTGATTCGCCGTGAAATATCGGCGATATCGTCGCCTGCCGTAGCGAGAACGGCATTAACCAGTGAGTAATGATACCCGTTGTCCAGCAGGAAATACCGTAATCGGTTTACAATAAACTCCTCGATTGAATGAACCAAATCCGGTGAGGAGACCGTAAATCCCTGTTCGGACAAGAGGGCGAGGTTCCGGTTGATCAACTCCCGCAAGGACAGAAACCAGCTTTCATGAAGGCAAATACTGATAATCCCCTGTGCCTGTCTCCGCAGGCCCCCCGGGTCTTCCGAGCCGGTGGGAATCCGACCGATGGAGAAACTGGAGACGATCGTGTCGATTTTGTCGGCCAGCGAGAGGGCGCTGCCAATAGTCGTTTCTGGAAAACGGCCATTCCCGGCCTCCGGTAGATACTGATCCTCCAGGGCCATACACAGTTCCTCCGGCTGACCCTCTAGTTGGAGATAGGCACGGCCCATATATCCCTGAAGTTCAGGAAACTCTTTGACCATTTCACAGGTCAAATCCGCTTTGGCCAAAACCGAGACTTTGTCCAAAAGCGCAGTTTTCTCATCGGTGAAACACAGTTTCGAAGCAAACAAACGGCTCATGCCCCTGATCCGTTGAGTTTTATCCCAGAGCGTTCCCAGATTTTCCTGAAAAAGAACCCCTCTTAGATCTTCCACCCGCTCTGCCAAAGATTTATTCCGATCTTCACTAAAAAAGAAGTTGGCGTCTTCCAAACGAGCCCGTAAAACACGCTCGTTTCCCCGAACAACCAGCCTGGCGCCCCGGGAGGAACGGTTGAGAACGACGAGAAAAAACGGGATCAGCCGTCCAAGGTCATCGACACAGGCAAAATATTTTTGATGGTGCTTCATGACTGTGGTCAGAACCCGGGTGGGCAACTTGAGGTATTTTTCGTCAAAGCGGCAAACAACCGCGTCAGGATATTCTACAAGAAAATTGACCTGTTCGATCAACTCTTCATCCCTCAGCCAGTGTCCCCCGATTGATCGGGCCTCTCGATCCAGGGCTTCCTCGATGCGTTTTCGGCGTATCTGGGGGTTGACGATGACCCTCTTTTCTTCGAGCACCGAAAAATAGTGATCAACGGAATCGATGGCCACAGGTTCCGGCGATAGAAAGCGATGACCCCTGGTCATCCGGGAAGAGGTAACTCCCGCGATATCGAATTCAATCACTCGATCCCCCAATAGAGCCATTATCCAGCGTATCGGACGGATAAACCGGAAATCTCCCTCACCCCAAACCATGGAACGAGGAAATACGAGTGAAGAGATGGTTTCGGGAATCAAGGTAATCAGGATATCCCAAGTTGTCCGACCAATTTCCCAACGGCGTCCAAAAACGTATTCCCCCTTGCCGGCGGGCGCCACGAAAAGATCTTGAAGGTCGATATTTTGCGCTCGGGCAAAAGCCAGGGCTGGAGGTAAAAAATCCCCGGCTTCCGACACCCCTGCTGTCTTGGAAGGTCCCTTGATCTCGGTCACCCGAGGAGTTTGTTCACCGGATACATCCCTGATGAGGCAAACCATCCGGCGCGGTGTTCCCATGATGGCTATTTCCCGGTAGGTGAGGCGGTTTTCAAGCAGAGACTTGGTCATTTTCTGCTGTAATTCTTGAAATGCGGCTCTCATGATGCTGGTGGGCAGTTCTTCCACGCCAATTTCGAGTAAGAATTGCACGGTATCGTCCATTATCTCCCCCCCCGCTTTCACAATAACCAGGGATATCCCATCAATTCTCTTTGCCGGAGATAACAGGCAGCACAGCGATTGGCGAGTTGCCTGATCTTTCCCATGAATTGATTTCTCTCTACCGCGCTGATTTTTCCGCAGGCATCGAGGAGATTGAAGGTGTGGGAACATTTAAGAATATAATCATAGGAGGGGATAACGAGTTCGTGGTCCAGTAACCGAGCCGCTTCTCTTTCGTAGAGCTCAAAGAACTGGAAGAGCCGCTGTGGATCTGCCCGATCAAAGGTGTATTCCGAGTGTTCCCGTTCTTCCTGCCAGCGGATATCCCCATAGCTCAACGTTTCATTCCAGCGTACATGAAATACATTTTCGACCTCCTGTAGGTACATAGCAATCCGTTCCAGGCCGTAGGTGATCTCCACTGCGACTGGCTTGAGATCAAAGCCGCCAGCTTGCTGGAAATAGGTAAACTGGGTAATTTCCATCCCATCCAACCACACCTCCCAACCCAGTCCCCAGGCTCCCAGTGTCGGCGATTCCCAATTGTCTTCCACGAAACGGATATCATGTTCATGAGGATCGATGCCCAGCCGGTATAGGCTGTCGAGATAGACGTCCTGAATATCGGG from Atribacteraceae bacterium encodes the following:
- a CDS encoding kinase/pyrophosphorylase produces the protein MTPNSNDYLISDDFNIFVISDGTGRTAHTVVEAALAQFELPRVNVLRFNNIKNKEEVFSIFDMVRHQKDIIVYTIVNEELAQSIMAEALSRNILAVDLLGPIVGVLKKLSSRKPRGEPG
- the glyS gene encoding glycine--tRNA ligase subunit beta, coding for MDDTVQFLLEIGVEELPTSIMRAAFQELQQKMTKSLLENRLTYREIAIMGTPRRMVCLIRDVSGEQTPRVTEIKGPSKTAGVSEAGDFLPPALAFARAQNIDLQDLFVAPAGKGEYVFGRRWEIGRTTWDILITLIPETISSLVFPRSMVWGEGDFRFIRPIRWIMALLGDRVIEFDIAGVTSSRMTRGHRFLSPEPVAIDSVDHYFSVLEEKRVIVNPQIRRKRIEEALDREARSIGGHWLRDEELIEQVNFLVEYPDAVVCRFDEKYLKLPTRVLTTVMKHHQKYFACVDDLGRLIPFFLVVLNRSSRGARLVVRGNERVLRARLEDANFFFSEDRNKSLAERVEDLRGVLFQENLGTLWDKTQRIRGMSRLFASKLCFTDEKTALLDKVSVLAKADLTCEMVKEFPELQGYMGRAYLQLEGQPEELCMALEDQYLPEAGNGRFPETTIGSALSLADKIDTIVSSFSIGRIPTGSEDPGGLRRQAQGIISICLHESWFLSLRELINRNLALLSEQGFTVSSPDLVHSIEEFIVNRLRYFLLDNGYHYSLVNAVLATAGDDIADISRRIKALQEFYSQETDYLAEAVTGFTRANNISRQYASGCPIDKSLFQEPVEKELFADLQSFERVFSQKIMKGDYREAIISFRPVLLRLNRFFEEVLIMCEEQRIRENRLALMQSIVQTWKQFADLSQIVFPEGKK
- the glyQ gene encoding glycine--tRNA ligase subunit alpha translates to MMYFQDILFNLNDYWKGKGCILQQPYDIEVGAGTMNPATFLRVLGPEPWNVAYCEPSRRPADGRYGQNPNRLYQHYQYQVVMKPSPPDIQDVYLDSLYRLGIDPHEHDIRFVEDNWESPTLGAWGLGWEVWLDGMEITQFTYFQQAGGFDLKPVAVEITYGLERIAMYLQEVENVFHVRWNETLSYGDIRWQEEREHSEYTFDRADPQRLFQFFELYEREAARLLDHELVIPSYDYILKCSHTFNLLDACGKISAVERNQFMGKIRQLANRCAACYLRQRELMGYPWLL